One Acidobacteriota bacterium DNA segment encodes these proteins:
- a CDS encoding HDOD domain-containing protein, translating to MQMVTLLPTSRTSRLLPAPPPEAVLAETKYVARQPIFDAQKNLFGYELLFRSSSKNFFDSSDPAAASCNVIADSALLHGLERLTGDHKAFINFPRELLTSGVEAFIPSDKLVIEIIEDIPASAAVLAACRRMKQAGYMLALDDVTDCSRPAQFPDLIDIIKVDLPALGEREQMEMVRRYAPRGITLLAEKVEDYATFERLARLGYGLFQGYFFSKPEMIARRDIPAFKWNYLRLLHAIYRPHLDARELERIIKAEMALCYKLLRYLNSPVFGFRGEIRSIRHAIALLGEQKLKRWVTLLALASMGKDKPEELLISCLLRASWCESMAPKLGMKNREGDLFLLGLFSRLDAILDQPMIEVLSQLPVAADIKEALAGTESPFNDVLQMVDTYERADWDRSEELASILGIDSRVIPESYLTAMDWAHQIHRLT from the coding sequence TTGCAGATGGTCACTCTGTTGCCAACCAGTCGAACATCACGATTACTACCCGCCCCGCCGCCAGAGGCGGTCCTGGCGGAAACAAAATATGTGGCGCGCCAGCCGATCTTCGACGCCCAGAAAAATTTATTTGGCTATGAATTGCTGTTCCGCTCCAGCAGCAAGAATTTCTTCGACTCCTCCGATCCCGCCGCGGCTTCCTGCAACGTAATCGCCGACAGTGCGCTGCTGCATGGCTTGGAGCGCCTGACCGGGGATCACAAAGCGTTCATTAATTTTCCGCGTGAACTGCTCACCAGCGGCGTGGAAGCGTTCATCCCCTCCGACAAGCTGGTGATTGAGATCATCGAGGACATTCCGGCCTCCGCCGCCGTGCTGGCTGCCTGCCGGCGCATGAAGCAGGCCGGCTACATGCTGGCGCTTGATGACGTAACCGATTGCAGTCGGCCAGCCCAGTTCCCGGACCTGATCGACATCATCAAGGTAGACCTTCCCGCACTGGGCGAACGTGAGCAGATGGAGATGGTCCGGCGATATGCGCCACGCGGCATCACGCTGTTGGCGGAAAAAGTGGAGGACTACGCCACGTTCGAGCGGCTGGCCCGGCTGGGCTATGGACTATTTCAGGGATATTTTTTCAGCAAGCCGGAGATGATCGCGCGGCGCGATATTCCAGCCTTCAAGTGGAATTACCTGCGCCTGTTGCACGCCATTTACCGGCCCCATCTGGACGCGCGCGAACTGGAGCGCATCATCAAAGCGGAGATGGCGCTGTGCTACAAGCTGCTGCGCTACCTCAACTCGCCGGTCTTTGGGTTCAGGGGAGAGATCCGTTCGATCCGCCACGCCATTGCGCTGCTGGGCGAGCAGAAACTAAAGCGCTGGGTTACCTTGCTGGCCCTGGCCTCGATGGGCAAGGACAAGCCGGAGGAGCTGCTGATTTCCTGCCTGCTGCGCGCGTCCTGGTGTGAATCAATGGCACCCAAGCTCGGCATGAAGAACCGCGAAGGCGACCTGTTCCTGCTCGGTCTATTCAGCCGCCTCGACGCCATTCTCGATCAACCGATGATCGAGGTTCTCTCGCAACTCCCCGTGGCCGCGGACATCAAGGAGGCGCTCGCAGGCACGGAATCGCCTTTTAACGATGTTCTGCAAATGGTGGACACCTATGAACGCGCTGATTGGGA